From Quercus lobata isolate SW786 chromosome 11, ValleyOak3.0 Primary Assembly, whole genome shotgun sequence:
caaaaattgtcgaGTCTCGTATCCGTACCCGAACCCGGAAACGCACCTATGCTTCATAGTGTGCATCTTGAGTAGTTACGAGGGACTGCAACACGTCTCGTTGAGTTGCTTGAATATAAGTGAAGTGCCAGTGGGTACAACGCTACTTGCCATGTCAACTCGCTCTGTTCTTTGCTGGTTTTGTGGCCTACGCAAGAAGATGAAGCTGTAAGAGATAAGTTCAGAGAGGAAAGGTGTAgaatattaaacaaataaattataaagtgGTGCATATTAATTGCGGAGGCAgtactttattaattttataaaacattaATGAGATAATGGGTCTATTTGAAattcgtttattttgttgaaattgaaaattttttattgaaagtattgtagataaaattaaaagttagttgaaatggTATAATAAGACTTATGGATAGTACCAAAAAATTACAGTGGGATCGACGAATAGttacaaaaataagctaaataataaaataaactggcttttcaatttaaaaccaaacgCACACAAGTAGTGTCTTTCTCACCTTAAGATCTTATAaacatcaaacccaaaaatataagTGTAGCTTTCTTACGAAGATATACTAGATCTAACTtaaattcatttatatataaatataaatatatatatatatatatataatttttgtcaaattattgTACACTCGTGAACCACTaatttcacttaaaaataaaataagatataaaGTGTCTTCTGTCCTAATATGTTTCGTTTCACGcactcaacaacaacaacgtaaGGAAAAGGACACCGCGCAGGAAAACGGACGACGAAGATAAGCGCTGCACTTTCAACTGAGAGAAGGGCAAAAAGCTTGAAACTATATGAACAATATTTGAGGATCTATCATTATCAAGTCATTGTTTGAATAGGTCCAGTCACATACCGTAGCAATCGAAGAAAATAGTAGACTAGACTAGAGTCATCCTATTAAGTCAATGTTGTCTATACATATTTCTTACGTTGTTGTTGAGTGCGTGAAACAAAACATATTAGGACAAAAGACAGTTTAtctcttaatttgtttttaagtgAAATTAGTCATTAACTCGTGACTGTTGCTCTAATATGTATAATTGCCTCCACACTACTTGCCACTTGTTTTCATTAAGTTTCCTATTCCATATTAATGATTGATAACTtacttgttttctaattaagaTCCCTGATTTGTCTTGGATGATTGATATGATTATCTTGCTGTCATGTTGTATTGGTTCTAAATTGAATTCACTTGCAGTTTGGTTCATATAAATGTCACATTTTCTTATGTAGCAGAAGTCTGAAGAGAGCATACACGATGTTCTCTTTGATGGATAGAAACTAAACTGTTAGCTTCTAGGTAGTAAACCTTGAATCCATGAGGGGTTCTCTAAATTCACAAGGAAATAAATTGGAATCCTCCAAAGAAAAGTTTGAGAAAGACACtgcaattttattgataataatgtGATTTGCCTTTGACAgctacaaaatatataaatactgaGAAAGTAAAGCCCTAAGACGATTAGGAAACGTCTGAATCCCTAATTCGCACTAATTACAcgattaggtgacaaaataccaaaaatttccaaaaatggaaaaattaagTTAAAGGCAAAATCATAAAATACTGATCTTAAGGGTTGTCTCAAAACAAATGGGGCCTTATTCtaacttttaaataaaaagtcataaagaaaacaaaaattattataaatagtaGAATCACAATTTTCAAGGTCTACATGGAGgaattcactatttttaggaAGTACCTCGTGACAAGGAGATGACTATTGCTCAGAAGGTTGTTTCGCTTTAacctgccaaatttcatgcGATTCCGACTTCATGGCGAATGATTTCTACTAGTGCCATGTGCGATGATTTCAAGCACACGTGAGAGTCTAAGAATGCCATAATGGTCTATTATGCATTATTTTTTCATGAATATCCATAATAAAGGAAAACAATGACAATGAAGCCGGACAGATTTGTGATAATCACTGCCCTAGAGACAATGTGAAGCATAGTAACTTAAGAAACGTATATTGTTACACACTCAAAATAGTATACACTCCTTACACATCATAATCAGAATTGTGTACGGTGatttccataattttttgttttttacacaTCATATTCATCATGTCTTCTGACAATCTGGAGCCAATTCAAAAAGTTCAGATAAGTGATATAGAATCATTGATGCCTGAAGCTGAGATTTGTGAGCCCACTAGCTCCTGTCTCATACTTTAACCAAACAAATATACTACCTTGATATCTCTTATAACATCTAAATTATCCTCTCTGTCTTTGCCGGAAACAGTAGAGTTCTGCACAAAGGGCAGGTCACCTGACCTTCATCCACCCATCTATCCAGGCACTCCTTGTGAAACACATGGTAGCAATTACAAAGCTCTCTGATCTCATGGCTTCTCTCCACGCAATTCAAGCAGACAGAACATTCCATTTCCATATCCACGTCTTCATCATCATTCAGTGCTCTATGTCTTTCAACAAAACCACTATATTCTATCACAGGAACCCTCTTCTTGATCAACACCATTAGACTGTCGACTGCGATTAGTGATGGAGTTAAACCATCCATTACAAGAACATAACTAGTGGAATGTTCTTCAGTCTCAGCTGCTTGTTCTGGCGGTTTGAGCAGACCTAGACGTGTAAGTGCCACCATAACAATGAACTTTATATGGCCCAGCATGCCTAGTAAAAATCTAATGATTATGGATTTTGCTATCTTCATTGCAATACAGACTAACCCCATGATTATTGTGAGAGAGGGAAATAGATGTTGAAGACgttgaaagaaaataaaccgTGATATAGCTTGCACTTCTTTCCAAAACAGTTATTAAGAGAgctgtttcttttcttcgtGGTTGACGTGtgataattatattaaatattatcccaACTCATCTGGGCCTGGTTGTACGAAATCAACAGGAAAGCAACTGTTGGCAGTCAATATTTAATGCCGCGCTATATAGAGCGGATACAcatatactttatttttataaatactaGTTGCTGACCTGTCCGTTTTGCTGCTccagaaaatttttttggggaggTCAATAGTGGTGGAGTTGGGAATTTGCTGTGAGTGGGGTGAAATTTGATACTTTACCAATTTgaggtttaattaaaatttaaattgtttatttgTAGTTTGAAATCCCTTGATACAAGTATTTCGCTAGATTCTTTCTgatcttatttgattttgtattttttgtgtttttggaagaAAGAGACATAAAAATAGAGCAAAATTACATGTTTAATCCTGTTTTTTAATAGAAGTGAGTTACGGAATTTTAATTAAGTTAACTTCAAgtgagtaaagtgtcaaattttaaactagAGATAAACAGCTTAAATTTCGGCCGAGCTATATGTGGGTAAGTTGTTATTTGCCATTTTTTATGTGTATACAACTTCCATATTAAAGAACAATAGTTATATGCCACTGCACATTTTTGGCATAATGGTCACTCTAAATAtattaagtgtttgtggggtgtggggagCAAAGGCTAgaattcaagtctccaagagggagtctcacacacacatatacttagattaggccAAAGtgaaatttctatcttgtatataaaaataatagttatatcatcaataaattgtttaaattgcaagtttttgtaatttaaaattatatataaaatataaacttataaatcatatagtaaataatatctaattgacaaaaaaattgacTAGTGTATTGAGAGCGTAAAGAATGTctaattcaacggttagattttcaaaatatgtagtaatatttattttattaagtaaagttgtagtcttaggttacaaccaattttgtagctaaactttgtccctatataaacaataatctaaaatagtattctaaatacaataaattgtttaaattgcaagtttttgcaatttaaaattaagcataaaatataaacttatagatcatatagtaaataatatccaattgacaaaaaatttgacatgtgtattgaaagtataaagaacatgtaattcaacggttaaattttcaaaatatgtagcaatgtttattttattgagtaaagttgtagatttaggctacaactaattttgaaactaaactttgtccttatatatacaataatctaaaatagtattctaaatacaatttagtATACAATACAACGATATTGTACAATAGcctaaaaaagttattaatagtttaaagatcGATATGACAACAATCATTGAATGCATGAACAAATAGaattaaataactaatcatACAGTTTTGtcaaactaataataacttattatattcatatgtattatcaattaaataaaattgtatgataAATAAGAAAAGTAACACACCTGGGAATTGGATTGTGAATAAacgtgaaattaaaaaaaaaaaattgtaattgatataagtttttacttttgaaaatgTATGGCTTTTTAACCATACATGTGGTCACTTTCTTGGAATGAGAACAAATGGAAAAATACTTTTTGGACTTGGAAATCTGTAGATAACTTATCAAACTATTTGataagatagagagaaaaactaagaaaacatagaagggagaaaaaaagatagagataataaagaaagaatcatatatatatagataaatatatgtTGGTGGTATAGGTGGTGtaattttttgctaatgaaaaagaaaagtgtaggGAAAAATAGCTTCATTCCACTGTCAATGCTAAAGTGAGCTAGAGTTCTAGAgataaggttttttatttttttattttttattaaataacaaaggagcaaaaatttgaaacatttttttttaataaaattaaatattttaatagtagtGCTACTaacacaacactttcacaaaaaCTTCACAACCAAATCTAGGTGACAAGTTGTTTATAgtaggtaaaaaagtgatgtcagtTGTGGGTCCAAATAACAACTAATTAGAACTCGCCACTAAACTTTTACAGTGAAAATACTGTGAAAGTAGCATTAAgataattatattcaaacttattttagttgagaataaaaaaataaaaaaggttcagggtgttcaaaattttatttttggtatatatatatatatatatattaactagcTGGTTGAGAAGTTCATTTGACTCTCCTAAGGTACATGTACAACTGCCCTTAGTGCGTGATAATAAAACTCAAAAGGTAAATgtaatatgtataatttttgttgtaccAAAATGAAATCAATACAATTTTTATCAGAAATTCAAAAGGTAAGCTAgcgaaaatattcatttttttaataaaatttatttataatatcttatgtttcaataaaaattatacagaatttggaaattattcttttagttttaaaaaaaactttctcaaacccaaaattttcacactacaatccaaaacactaaaaattgtatttcaaaaaaaaaaaaaaaaaataacaaaactacaatcaaaataaaaaagaaagtgaaaaataaaactcacattAAAGTCAAACTCATTCTCCCGAATATGTAAAACATATCAAATGTGATGTGATCAAGTCAAATACCCAATgcataatcaaattcaaaatttttaataaggtttTGAAGTCATGCAATAGAAATAGGAGGTTGATCCCAAGCAAAAATGATGGTTGTAGCTTTATAAATGATGATTGCAActatttttccttaataaaaaaaaaaaaaaaaaaaaaaccaagagtaCAATTCCAAAGaggaaaaaagtaaaggaatttaaaaaagaaaaaagaaaaaaaatgtattgtgTAGATAGTATCATGATCTAATCCAACATGTGAATAgtgaatagataaataaataattttaaacacaaaattgaatttgttttcttaaaatctcaaaGAATATActaatgagaaaatgaagatgaagaacaCTATAAAAAAGCTGtaaacacttaaaaaattacTCAAGTATTTAGGAACATTGTATAACAAATCTATAACGATTTGCCATTAATTTGTTCAAGAAAGTATTGACAAACAGTAAAATGAAACTATACAAATACCATCTCTTCAATTGCAATGGATTTTGAGTGGTTTTGTGGCTTGTTATTGTATTAGAACCCAATACACAATTTGTAAagcttttatattaaaatttgtactaactttagcattttcctcaaCAACATATTAAATgaagattacatttttttttttttttttttttggtgattgttgatatatcaatttgtaaggtttatttagtaaattttgtaatatcCCTACCAttagtcttttcttttcttttttcttttttcaaatctttactat
This genomic window contains:
- the LOC115966345 gene encoding probable E3 ubiquitin-protein ligase XERICO — translated: MGLVCIAMKIAKSIIIRFLLGMLGHIKFIVMVALTRLGLLKPPEQAAETEEHSTSYVLVMDGLTPSLIAVDSLMVLIKKRVPVIEYSGFVERHRALNDDEDVDMEMECSVCLNCVERSHEIRELCNCYHVFHKECLDRWVDEGQIVRRHDEYDV